CGACGCGGAGGAGGTGGGGGCGGCGGTGCTGCGATACATCGAGCACGTGCTCGACACGCCAGGAACCGCGCACGAAGGGATCGGCGCCATCCTGGTGGAGCCCATCCAGGCACGCGGCGGCGACGTGGTGCCGCCGGACGACTTTCTCCCCGGCCTGCGCCGCATCTGCGATGAGCGCGGGCTGCTGCTGATCCTGGACGAGATCTACACCGGCTTCGGGCGCACGGGGCGGTGGTTCGCCTGCGAGCACTGGGGCGTGGTGCCGGACCTGATGGTGGTAGGCAAGGGGCTCACGGGCGGGTTTCCCTTTGCCGCCTGCATCGGTACGGACGCGGTGATGGGCGCCTGGCCCGTGTCGACGGGCGAGGCAATCCACACCTCCACGTTCCTGGGCCATCCCGTGGGATGCGCCGCGGCGCTGGCCTCCATCGCCGTGCTCCGCGACGAGCGGCTGGTGGAGCGGTCGGCGGAGCTGGGGGCGCGGATGATGGCGCGGCTGGCAGAGATGACGGCGGACCATCCACACGTGGGCGAAGTGCGCGGGCGCGGGATGATGATCGGGGTGGAGCTGGTGCGCGACCGCGGCACCCGCGAGCCCGCGCCG
The window above is part of the Longimicrobium sp. genome. Proteins encoded here:
- a CDS encoding aspartate aminotransferase family protein; amino-acid sequence: DAEEVGAAVLRYIEHVLDTPGTAHEGIGAILVEPIQARGGDVVPPDDFLPGLRRICDERGLLLILDEIYTGFGRTGRWFACEHWGVVPDLMVVGKGLTGGFPFAACIGTDAVMGAWPVSTGEAIHTSTFLGHPVGCAAALASIAVLRDERLVERSAELGARMMARLAEMTADHPHVGEVRGRGMMIGVELVRDRGTREPAPELAGRMMVEGLRRGLLLLGGGIHGNVLSLSPPFVLTDEQADHALGMIGEMLDQIRG